The following proteins come from a genomic window of Macadamia integrifolia cultivar HAES 741 chromosome 14, SCU_Mint_v3, whole genome shotgun sequence:
- the LOC122062174 gene encoding probable F-box protein At3g61730 → MGKRIRRGSSICSCSSPRSSSITPNSIFSCYEEDIWTEIAKYLDGISLVMLGATNRWFHQIAMHDSVWKFACLRDLRVPQPEHVDFKWIKLYTSAFDGSHSYSFHQQEKHIDWMRIGAFFFDSTVALLTEKLSSPMEIPRGGGGTEQMARNTGSCVLSSIKTGIWIADLQLVRCPACNLNTCEGTMQTLDARHIELFLNEEYKKGSWQYEEIGCHEIKKHTDGAMAAIFDMRHLKDSSTSEILELKSWVGKPNDWQPKARITLHAVAVNTNLQQNEGIHVKYHAMKAGPGGEIVSIRISQQLI, encoded by the exons ATGGGGAAGCGAATACGAAGAGGCAGTTCGATTTGCTCCTGTTCTTCTCCTCGATCGAGTTCTATCACTCCAAACTCAATTTTCTCCtg CTACGAAGAGGATATATGGACGGAGATCGCGAAATACTTGGACGGAATATCTCTAGTGATGCTTGGAGCAACGAATCGTTGGTTCCATCAGATCGCGATGCACGACAGCGTATGGAAGTTTGCTTGTTTGCGAGATCTTCGAGTTCCTCAACCAGAACACGTGGATTTCAAGTGGATCAAACTTTACACCTCAGCTTTTG ATGGAAGTCACTCTTACTCgtttcatcaacaagagaaaCACATAG ATTGGATGAGAATTGGCGCGTTTTTCTTTGACTCAACGGTTGCGCTGCTGACGGAGAAGCTGTCTTCTCCCATGGAAATCCCACGAGGAGGAGGAGGCACAGAGCAAATGGCGCGGAATACTGGTTCTTGTGTCTTGAGCAGCATTAAAACTGGAATTTGGATAGCCG ATCTACAGCTCGTAAGATGCCCTGCCTGCAACCTCAACACATGCGAAG GAACGATGCAGACGTTAGATGCAAGGCACATAGAGCTGTTCCTAAACGAGGAGTACAAGAAAGGGAGCTGGCAGtatgaagaaattggatgccACGAAATAAAGAAGCACACAGACGGGGCCATGGCAGCCATTTTTGACATGAGGCACCTGAAGGATTCTTCCACCTCTG AGATTTTGGAGCTCAAATCATGGGTAGGGAAGCCCAACGATTGGCAACCAAAGGCTCGAATAACTCTACATGCAGTAGCCGTGAACACCAATTTGCAACAGAATGAAG GAATTCATGTAAAATACCATGCAATGAAGGCAGGACCTGGAGGTGAAATCGTTTCAATACGAATATCTCAGCAACTTATCTGA